In Mercurialis annua linkage group LG6, ddMerAnnu1.2, whole genome shotgun sequence, the following are encoded in one genomic region:
- the LOC126686131 gene encoding uncharacterized protein LOC126686131, whose amino-acid sequence MEKLPADLYLKIFNSLDHHSLAVALQVSKKWKAMASENGLWCNLFRERWGGDRAAFFAPDDSRSWKDVYEVQDRCDRIGLGLKLIREGLDYYIVHKGEIQRYLGSKRELKRALMEERTTKKEEGILDKILFIVGDMEVAATQIKRIRN is encoded by the exons atggAGAAATTGCCAGCAGATCTGTATCTCAAGATTTTCAATTCGTTGGATCATCACAGTCTCGCCGTTGCTCTACAAG TGAGCAAGAAATGGAAGGCGATGGCGTCGGAGAATGGTCTGTGGTGTAATCTGTTCAGGGAAAGATGGGGAGGAGATAGAGCTGCATTCTTTGCCCCTGATGATTCCAGATCATGGAAAGATGTGTATGAGGTTCAGGATCGTTGTGACCGAATTGGACT AGGGCTGAAGTTAATTAGAGAAGGTTTGGACTACTATATTGTTCACAAAGGAGAAATTCAACGTTATTTGGGTTCGAAGAGAGAGTTGAAACGGGCATTAATGGAAGAGAGAACCACGAAAAAAGAGGAAGGTATATTGGATAAAATTCTCTTCATTGTTGGGGATATGGAAGTTGCAGCAACGCAAATTAAGCGTATTCGAAATTGA